In the genome of Oncorhynchus nerka isolate Pitt River linkage group LG4, Oner_Uvic_2.0, whole genome shotgun sequence, the window TTGGCGTTGGCGTGGACCCCAGCGCTGACCCCGAGCTTGTAAGAAGGCAAtagttttttaataaaaaaacaaacattttggtcatttagcagatattcttatccagagtgacttagtcAAGTGAACCAGAGTTACCAGCTCTATTATTGTTTCCCTGGCCTCTGTGTGCCCATATACTCAGGCTCTGCGTGTGCCCATGgaggagcagagacagaggcaggaggaggaggctcGCCGAGTGGCTGTTGCTTCTGCAGCCGATGTCACCACAGTGTATGGTaaggagagggagggtagggatAGATGTCTCTCTAGTGAGTAGATTTTGTATCCCTTgtctgatatatatttttttatgcctAACCATTCTCATTTCTAAAGTATGTAGGGTATAAAAGAAGAGAATATTGATGTTTGTACTGTATGATGGTTTAATTGACCAATTCGCTTGCTCTCAGAATCTGAGGATGCCCTGCTAAAGATGTCGGTGACTCAGCCTGAGACTGGTAGAGCTGCAGTGCTGCCTGACTGCAGCAATATGACCAAGGAGGAGCAGATTGCATATGCCATGCAGATATCCCTGTCCGGAGAAGGTGGGTTATAAATCACCATCCACACTCATGCTTTCTGAATTcacccactgacacacacacttgttaGCTGTGTGGGTGATTCTAAAAAGTGATTGTAGGTCTTTTTTTTAAACCGTTTTTGGTCCAAAGCTTGGGACCTACCAATCACCCAGACTGACGCACTGCAAACCAAAACAAAGAGACAGATGCGGCCACTTACCATTCCCAGATACATATCGATTTCGATGTTCCATATGATATACATTATATTTGATTTtgactctccctccactccctaccAACCCGTTCCTGTGATTAGAGTATGGAGATGTGATGGCTATGGACACAGGTGCCCCCATGGACACTGAGACTGCCAAGGTAGGTAACTCACGTGATCAATGAAATCAGGAACCTTACAATTTGTTGTTCAATACATTAATGTGTGGTATCGGTCTGCAAAAAATTCCCAGCTGCATTTATGAAACGTGCTCTCTCTTGATTGTGTATGTTCTCTATTTCCCTTCCAATCAGAATCACATTTATTTGGTCAAGTACATTTACAGGTACCAGGAATTTGACCTGATGAAATTATTCTGACAACAATAAACAAAATATACAATCAGTGCCCTTCATTAATAATGTGCCTTGTGGCTCTTCCTCAGGTGGATGATGACTATGATGTAATGCAGGACCCAGAGTACCTCCAAAGCGTTCTGGAGAACTTGCCAGGTGTC includes:
- the LOC115128973 gene encoding 26S proteasome non-ATPase regulatory subunit 4-like isoform X1, which gives rise to MSEAQYRHLAVASDLNSIFTESLVAILTRLSRSDIETCQYVGVGVDPSADPELALRVPMEEQRQRQEEEARRVAVASAADVTTVYESEDALLKMSVTQPETGRAAVLPDCSNMTKEEQIAYAMQISLSGEEYGDVMAMDTGAPMDTETAKVDDDYDVMQDPEYLQSVLENLPGVDPNNEAIRNAMGSLASQTGPPKPDSKKDEEKKK
- the LOC115128973 gene encoding 26S proteasome non-ATPase regulatory subunit 4-like isoform X2, with product MEEQRQRQEEEARRVAVASAADVTTVYESEDALLKMSVTQPETGRAAVLPDCSNMTKEEQIAYAMQISLSGEEYGDVMAMDTGAPMDTETAKVDDDYDVMQDPEYLQSVLENLPGVDPNNEAIRNAMGSLASQTGPPKPDSKKDEEKKK